The genomic window CGCCGTCGTCCGCCGCTATGCGCCGGAGGCCGCCGGCAGCGGCGTACAGGAAATCGAAGGCGCGATGAGCAATCTGCGTAACGTACGCTGGCGCAGGGTCCTGCCGGTCAAATTCCTCACCGGCATCGGCGCGCTGTCATCCGGCCTCGTGCTCGGGCGCGAGGGGCCGACGATCCATATCGGCGCGTCGATCGCGGCCGCCACCACCGATTTCTTCAAGGTCTCGGATACCGAAAGGCGTGGTCTTCTGGGCGCCGGAGCGGCCGCGGGCCTCGCCTGCGCCTTCAACGCGCCGCTCGCCGCGGTGCTGTTCATCATCGAGGAAACCCACAACCAGTTTCCCTATAACTTCCGCAGTTACATGGGCGTGATCGTCGCGGCCTTCTTTGCCACGGTGATGACGGAAGTGATCGGCGGAACCGCCCCTGATTTCTCCATGGCCGTCGCCACGCCGGCACTCGCCCTGCTGCCGGCCTTCATCGTGCTTGGCGCGCTCCTCGGGGTCGTCGGCGTTGCGCTCAATGCCAGCCTGATGAGCGTTTCGAGCTTCACCATGGCAATGCAGAAGCGCATTCCCTATCTCGCCCCGGCGCTGATCGGCCTTGCCATCGGCGCGCTGTTCATCCTGTTTCCGCGCGCCGTCACCGGCGGCGAGAACGTCATCGTAGCGCTTGCCCGCGATCATGTCGTGCTGAGCGCGCTGCTGCTTCTCGCGGTGCTGCGGTTCGCCACCATGGTCGTGAGCTATTCCGCCGGCACCCCCGGCGGCATTTTCGCGCCCATGCTGGCGCTTGCGATCGCGGTCGGGCTTGCCTTCGGCACCATTCTGGACGGCATGCTGCCGGAAGGGACCGCCGTTCCGCTCGCCTTCGGCATCGCAGCCATGGGCGGCCTGTTCTCGGCCTCCGTGCGCGCGCCGGTGGTCGGCGTGGCGCTGACGCTGGAACTGACGGGGGCCTACACCATGACCCTGCCGCTGATCGCCACCTGCGTCACCGCCAATGTCGCGGCCCGCTGGCTTGGCGGACAGCCGATCTATGAACAATTGCTGGAACGGACGCTCAAGCAGGCAGGCGTCC from Martelella sp. NC20 includes these protein-coding regions:
- the clcA gene encoding H(+)/Cl(-) exchange transporter ClcA — its product is MSEPEDAALEARDRRAETRYITMAAITGIVTGTIGSFFHLVIDRLSTWPQALGRHIDGPWLVLAAALITMTVTVAMVAVVRRYAPEAAGSGVQEIEGAMSNLRNVRWRRVLPVKFLTGIGALSSGLVLGREGPTIHIGASIAAATTDFFKVSDTERRGLLGAGAAAGLACAFNAPLAAVLFIIEETHNQFPYNFRSYMGVIVAAFFATVMTEVIGGTAPDFSMAVATPALALLPAFIVLGALLGVVGVALNASLMSVSSFTMAMQKRIPYLAPALIGLAIGALFILFPRAVTGGENVIVALARDHVVLSALLLLAVLRFATMVVSYSAGTPGGIFAPMLALAIAVGLAFGTILDGMLPEGTAVPLAFGIAAMGGLFSASVRAPVVGVALTLELTGAYTMTLPLIATCVTANVAARWLGGQPIYEQLLERTLKQAGVHPERMPHRPESELG